One segment of Rubripirellula amarantea DNA contains the following:
- a CDS encoding serine/threonine protein kinase: MSKSRDFLGPYRLARLIRVGSTAEVWEAIEENSQERFALKVLKESLKANREEINLLKHEYTVAKDLASPRIIKVVEYREDSRPMLVLELFSELNMKQALRTGPESLAFMLDKIVEQSAEGLYYMHTKNWIHLDVKPDNFLVSREGVVKLIDFTISEKKKTGLGRMFHRVKLAKGTRSYMAPEQIRRKVCDERTDIYSFGCVLYELATGKVPYTGDTPNDLLNKHLSASVPSPIVHNDNVTREFADLVKSMMAKRPDDRPPSMWEFLKVFRGVEIFKKRPRAPEVSVFDNNSSIRAPDDMIRKGGPIDDQE, encoded by the coding sequence ATGTCCAAGTCCCGCGATTTTCTCGGTCCCTATCGTCTTGCCCGCCTCATCCGCGTCGGTAGCACTGCAGAGGTTTGGGAAGCGATCGAAGAGAACAGCCAAGAGCGGTTTGCGCTGAAGGTCCTTAAAGAGTCGTTGAAGGCCAATCGCGAAGAAATCAATCTGCTCAAGCACGAGTACACCGTTGCCAAGGATCTAGCGAGTCCCCGCATCATCAAGGTAGTGGAGTACCGTGAAGACTCTCGACCCATGCTGGTGCTTGAATTGTTCAGTGAACTGAACATGAAGCAAGCTCTTCGTACCGGGCCCGAGTCCCTGGCCTTCATGCTGGATAAGATTGTCGAGCAGTCTGCTGAAGGTCTGTACTACATGCACACGAAGAATTGGATTCACCTCGACGTGAAGCCAGACAACTTTCTGGTCAGTCGCGAAGGTGTCGTTAAGTTGATTGACTTTACGATCTCAGAAAAGAAGAAGACCGGTCTCGGCAGAATGTTCCATCGCGTCAAGTTGGCCAAAGGCACGCGAAGCTATATGGCACCGGAACAGATCCGCCGCAAAGTGTGCGATGAGCGAACCGACATTTATTCGTTTGGTTGCGTGCTCTACGAATTGGCGACCGGTAAGGTCCCATACACTGGCGACACTCCCAACGATCTGCTTAACAAACACTTGTCTGCGTCCGTGCCAAGTCCAATCGTCCACAACGACAACGTGACTCGCGAATTTGCTGATCTTGTGAAGAGCATGATGGCAAAACGACCGGACGATCGCCCACCATCGATGTGGGAATTCCTGAAGGTGTTTCGGGGCGTGGAAATTTTCAAGAAGCGACCTCGTGCACCGGAGGTTAGCGTGTTTGACAACAATAGCTCTATTCGTGCCCCGGATGACATGATTCGCAAAGGCGGCCCCATCGACGATCAAGAATGA
- a CDS encoding glycosyltransferase family 4 protein, with protein sequence MRVAHIITRMIIGGAQENTLLNCLDLVRDYGDDVVLITGPSLGPEGDLLSQGRAGGLEVRMVDSLRRNIHPRDGIASREIRQELRRFNPHVVHTHSAKGGLLGRYVAWGERVPAIVHSVHGAPFHPYQSFVAREFFKLCERWAASRCHRMICVADAMTDLMVEAGVAPRDKFVTIYSGMDVDPFVHAIDHRDETRRRLGIAEDEIIIGKIARLFHLKGHDDLVEAAKQVIAENPKVRFLLVGDGILRESLDAKIASAGLSDHFIFTGLVPPADVPALVGAMDALVHTSYREGLARALPQSLIAGRPIVSYDVDGAREVTINDETGYLVPPQDIDELAKALVKIASDSDLRQRMGGEGQRRFTGQFRHQTMTKRIRALYEEIQR encoded by the coding sequence TTGCGAGTCGCCCACATCATCACTCGAATGATCATTGGCGGTGCGCAAGAAAACACGTTGCTGAATTGTCTCGATTTGGTTCGCGACTATGGCGACGACGTGGTGCTGATCACTGGCCCGTCGCTGGGACCCGAAGGCGATCTGTTAAGCCAGGGTAGGGCAGGGGGGCTTGAAGTTCGAATGGTGGATTCGTTGCGACGCAACATCCACCCACGCGATGGAATTGCTTCACGAGAAATAAGACAAGAGCTACGTCGCTTCAATCCGCACGTCGTTCATACACACAGTGCCAAGGGAGGGTTGCTGGGGCGATACGTTGCTTGGGGCGAGCGGGTTCCTGCAATCGTTCATTCGGTCCACGGAGCTCCATTTCATCCCTATCAATCGTTTGTTGCTCGTGAATTTTTCAAGCTCTGCGAACGATGGGCTGCTAGTCGCTGTCATCGAATGATCTGTGTCGCGGATGCGATGACGGATCTAATGGTAGAAGCGGGCGTTGCACCGCGAGATAAGTTTGTGACGATCTATAGTGGCATGGATGTGGACCCATTTGTGCATGCCATTGATCATCGTGATGAAACACGACGGCGATTGGGGATTGCCGAAGACGAGATCATCATCGGCAAGATTGCCCGATTGTTTCATCTGAAGGGACATGACGATTTGGTAGAGGCGGCCAAGCAGGTTATTGCTGAGAATCCGAAAGTGCGATTCTTGTTGGTCGGCGACGGCATTCTAAGAGAATCGCTCGATGCCAAGATTGCATCCGCAGGCCTCTCAGATCATTTCATCTTCACTGGTTTGGTACCACCCGCGGATGTTCCTGCTTTGGTCGGGGCAATGGATGCTCTGGTTCATACTTCCTATCGCGAAGGTCTTGCTCGAGCCTTACCGCAAAGTTTGATCGCTGGTCGCCCCATCGTTAGCTACGACGTCGACGGAGCTCGTGAGGTGACGATCAACGACGAGACAGGCTATCTCGTTCCACCGCAGGACATCGACGAGCTTGCCAAGGCTCTCGTGAAAATAGCCAGCGATTCAGATCTCAGGCAGCGAATGGGCGGTGAAGGGCAGAGGAGATTCACGGGCCAGTTTCGGCACCAAACCATGACCAAGCGAATTCGGGCGCTTTACGAAGAAATTCAGCGATAA
- a CDS encoding FliA/WhiG family RNA polymerase sigma factor — MAATATTDDEILQVWTEFTKLEKDSPDYEPLRNRLVERYMPLVRYNGERIWQRLPDGVELDDLISAGIFGLMDAIDAFDLDRGVKFETYCVPRIRGAMLDELRTMDWVPRLVRSKASKLAAAKKTLETRFGRAPTVAELSEHMELPVKEVEKMQSDANAVGVVSLNKKWYETDSYKDVREIDVLEDKKGEDPTRRVQKNDLMRLVTKGLNRNERLIIILYYYEELTMKEIGATLDLSESRVSQMHTSIVNRLQQQLGYRRVEFGT, encoded by the coding sequence ATGGCAGCGACAGCCACAACCGACGACGAAATCCTGCAAGTTTGGACTGAGTTTACGAAGCTTGAGAAGGATTCGCCTGACTACGAACCCCTCCGCAATCGCTTGGTGGAACGCTACATGCCATTGGTTCGCTACAACGGCGAACGGATTTGGCAGCGTCTACCAGACGGCGTCGAACTCGACGACCTGATCAGCGCTGGAATCTTCGGACTGATGGACGCGATTGATGCGTTTGATCTGGACCGAGGCGTCAAGTTCGAAACTTACTGCGTCCCGCGAATTCGTGGAGCAATGCTCGATGAGTTGCGAACGATGGACTGGGTTCCCCGTTTGGTACGCAGCAAAGCCAGCAAGCTAGCAGCAGCTAAAAAGACCCTTGAAACTCGATTCGGCCGTGCACCAACGGTCGCCGAGCTTTCTGAGCACATGGAACTTCCCGTCAAGGAAGTTGAAAAGATGCAGTCGGATGCCAACGCCGTTGGCGTCGTATCACTGAACAAGAAGTGGTACGAAACCGATAGCTACAAGGACGTCCGAGAAATCGACGTGCTTGAAGACAAGAAGGGTGAAGACCCGACTCGTCGTGTGCAGAAAAACGACTTGATGCGTTTGGTCACCAAAGGACTCAATCGCAATGAGCGTCTGATCATCATTCTCTATTACTACGAAGAATTGACGATGAAGGAAATCGGGGCGACGCTCGATCTTTCGGAATCGCGAGTCAGTCAAATGCATACGTCGATTGTCAATCGACTTCAGCAACAACTTGGCTACCGCCGAGTCGAGTTCGGAACTTAA